A region of the Procambarus clarkii isolate CNS0578487 chromosome 29, FALCON_Pclarkii_2.0, whole genome shotgun sequence genome:
aggatgatgaGGAGGGTAAACCAGACAGGTAATTTTAGGAGGAGCCGGAAGATCAGGTGTCATGACATCTGGCGTGCGGCCATACTCATGATGGTGGGACGGGTGGGAGGGGAGACTAAGACACAGACGGGAAGGGGAAGATGGAAGGGGAAGACTAGGACAAAGCTGGCGCGTGTTGGTGGGAGAGGCAAGGGGGAGAAAAggtaataggagagagagagagaaagcggaaAGGAATGAAAGTATTGAGAGATGGGAGAGAATGAAGAACCACGAAAGATTTTAGAGAGAATAAATACAGAAGAGAACAAGCCGGGAAGGAAAGAGCTGCCGAAGACGATGCACAGATAAATCAGGAAGAACGGAGGGAACAAATAATAGCAAACTTGCAAGTCTTGAAGTGTATCCTACGTCTCAGTGTACAccactgagaggtatacccccACCACGTCTCACCGAGTATTCACCGAAGTATACCCCTCTTGTTTTGATTTTTGACATATTCAGAAAACGAAATctgactcttgttagcaggcttacAGCTTTCCTTTTCCGTAAAGCGGTTTACATCCAGGTCTCCAATTATTACTGGGTAAACAAGGGCTATAACAGTTAAGGATCTGTACCCAGGCATGTCCCTACCTTGGGCTCGAACCCAGCCGAAATCGCTGGCGAGGCGTGGAGCGATCCGTGCTGCCACTGCTTCACAGGAATTGAACATTCCACTTGTTGTATATAATCGGAGATGTATTTTCCGCGTCTTAGTGTATACTGTACTCGGAGAGTTTACTTTAGCCCTGAACGATTTATAGGACTAAAAGTATACTTACGGGATGAACAAGTATACCTCTCCCGCGGTGTTGGGTTTTTAAGCACGACACCAAACCCAATATAACGTAATCAAACAAAACCCAGTATAACCTAACAGAACCCAATACTTACTATTCTAACCTAACAAAGGCAACCCAATCAACATGGTCATAATACTCACTGAGAAACAGTTTAAGTGGCATTATTTTTGTATTaacaataacataaatatattaTCAGTGTTAAATGCCCGCGCTTTTTCCGCAGTCACGTTCTATAATTACTGTATTTCACTTCAGGTTCATCATAGCCTATGCTACTTAtaattttttgttccaagtagcgaatcttaaacaagaacaacTACATGTAAAGTCTAGAGAATACTTAATGATTATAGACCATATGATCAATATATCAGTGTTTAGAGTTGTACAGTGAATAATGAATATAATGGAGAGTTATTCAAATGAAGAATCGGATAAATGTGATGaagatatttttgtttttttaagcgATAAGAACTGTCACAGGAACTCGGTATTGTGTTATCGTGGGACAGGTATTATAGAGtataaaattattaatttatgctttCCTTGCGGTGTGTCTGCTTTGTAggggagagggatgggggggggggtgcactcacctagttgtgcttgcgagggttcggtttcggctctttggtcccgcctttcgacCGTCAGTCAGCTGCTGTACAGGTTCCCGGGTCTGTTGGGTtctgttatatctacatttaaaagtaTGCataaagtcagcctccaccacatcactttctaatgcattccattttgttaactactctggcaatGACAAAATTCTTTGTAATATttctagctcatttgggtactggttttcacttgtgtcctcttgttcgtgtactACCCCGTGCTAAATAACTTTTCTTTCTTTACCCTGTCAGttactctgagaattttgtaagtcgtAATCATATCTCCCCTAACTCTTAAAGTATTCAACTGACGTGAGGGTTAAGGGCAGAAaaatttcctcgtagctcatgcctctcagctcctGAGCTGGCCTGGTAGCACGCCTCTCAACTttctctaacttcgttttgtgtttgacatGATATGGACTCCACTCTGgaaccacatactccaggatttgtacCGGCAGGAGCGAGCTcttgctcttggaccccgcttttctaacagttggttgtctaatgcaattttgtttttatttattattttctaccacagacgtggccacacatttacaatgctaaccagaatatatacattttcttctgtcttccatggacagggttagagacgtgttaaacatatagttcaagggtttattgaacaatcaaccacagaaggtgattcggggcTTTTAAAATGCTTGCAATGACGCCTgacctatttctctatcatacctgctttttaaagttatgaatggagttagcctctgcaacctgctcctttaggtcattccatttactcattaCCCTTacgctaaatgaaaactttctaacatctctatgacaaatctgagtctcaagcttccatccgtgcccctTGTTCTACTATTAtttattgtaaacatttcctctgtttccaccttgtaaatccctctaagtattttatacgtctgtatcatgtccccccccccccccccgtctctcccTCATTCTTTCTAGCATCGTCAAATcaagttccttcagtctgtcttcgtacctcatccctcgcagctctgggacgagtctcgttgcaaacgtctccaccttttcgagcttccttatgtgttttaTAAGATGGGGGCGccacgatggggcggcatacttaaagactggcctcacataggcagtaTACAGTGATTAAAATCCTCCATattcaaggtgtgtgtgtgtgtgtgtgtgtgtgtgtgtgtgtgtgtgtgtgtgtgtgtgtgcaagatcTTGCCTAACACAGTTTGCGTGTGGTAAAGGATGGCAggtggggggtagggggtagGGTGGGAAGAGGGCGTGGGTGGGCGGGCTGCCGTTGAAGAGAAAGACAGCCTCATGGCAGGTGGTGGGCGGAGAGAGGAGCGACgggggaggagaggagggaggagaaagagagagggagggagggagggagaggcagggaaggagggaccAAGGTCTCGTCATGCACCATCTGCTTTCCTTGGTTACGGAGGAGCAGTCGCTACTGCTCCCTAGACACTCTACCTGCGCCGACCAGAAACACTGGacgcctacacccacacacactagacTCATCAACCCCCAGAGAGATACATGAGGTGCATCTACACTCAAGAGAGAGACGAGGGACACCTACTCAGAGAAACGAGGCTTacctacagagagagagagagagagagagagagagagagagagagagagagagagagagagagagagagagagagagagaggaagagagagagagagagagagagagagagagagagagagagagagagagaggaagagagagagagagagagagagactacgcGCATCTACACCCACTAGAGTATCTGGGTGTACGTGTTTTaaacactactacacacacacacatctcaaaattacactatccggtaactgctgttttttttttctttaactaTTTTCGCGCGGGGAAGGAATTGGTGAATTTGAGTGTGTAGatatgtgggggttgagcttcacctCCTGGCTCCTACCTCGTAACCTGTTCCGTTCTCTGATCTTTGTGCGTATGTGGATACTCAGGTATGCATgctagtcggcgttcaatccccgaccatccaagtggttgggcaccattcccttccccctctccccattccatcccaaatccttatcctgactccttcccagtgctatatagtcatatataacactatgctttctcctgatagttctcttcttATTATATTTCATTTGATCATGCTTATGGTGTTGCTTTGATAGACCTTCTCTCTCTTATTCGTTATCTACTTCATTGTTGAATGCGGGGTTTCGAAATGAGCGATTGGTATTTAATTTGTAGATTTCAGAATTGTTGCGTTTTGAGAATGGGTGAATCTTTTAATGCGGTAGGCTGCTTGATGGAAAATGAGATGACCCCCATAATTTGAGCTATATGGCTTTTAAGTATTGCATATCTGCACAGTCAAGTATTGCATATCTGCACAGTCAAGTATTGCATATCTGCACAGTCAAGTATTGCATATCTGCACAGTCAAGTATTGCATATCTGCACAGTCAAGTATTGCATATCTGCACAGTCAAGTATTGCATATCTGCACAGTCAAGTATTGCATATCTGCACAGTCAAGTATTGCATATCTGCACAGTCAAGTATTGCATATCTGCACAGTCAAGTATTGCATATCTGCACAGTCAAGTATTGCATATCTGCACAGTCAAGTATTGCATATCTGCACAGTCAAGTATTGCATATCTGCACAGTCAAGTATTGCATATCTGCACAGTCAAGTAttgcatatctgcacaatcacaaGCGATTGTAAATTCTTCTTTTTTTCCCCTTCAAAGAAATCACCTAATCTTCCACAATTTATTCAAATATGAAGAGGTAGATTGGGCAGGAGGCTAAATCCAGGCTCCTAATTAATATTGGCTCTAACTGGTGCAGGGAGCGAGCTGCTTCGTTGCTTCCAGCTTCCCGCGACGAGATGCTGATTAAATAGTGAATTTGACCAGCAGTAATTGGCTTCCACATCCCAAGTTGCTTGCAGAAAGTTAGGTTTCGCACGCTGCACGTTTTTTGCTGCACGCTGTTTATTTTGATGCAGCCTTATTGTTATACCGAgggctgggagccggtcggccgagcggacagcacgctggacttgtgatcctgggtttcatcccaggcgccggcgagaaacattgggcagagtttctttcaccctatgcccctgttacctagcagtaaaataagtacctgggtgttagtcagctgtcacgggctgcttcctgggggtggaggcctggtcgaggaccgggccgcggggacactataaagccccgaaatcgtctcaagataacctcaagaagagcgcctgacagctgggtggacagcgcttcagattcgtagtcctgaggtcccgggttcgatcccccggtggaggcgtagacaaatgggcaaaatgtttctttcatcctgatgtcccctgttacctagcagtaaataggtacctgggagttaaacagctgcttcgggattcttcctgggggtgtgtaacaaataggaggcctggtcgaggaccgggccgcggggacactaaaagccccgaaatcatctcaagataacctcaagatagatcctaGGCTTAATATATGCAGCAATctcaggcctaatatagtacatatgtgtgctatactagggcctaggaatatttaaaatGGGGTTTTTAGTTTTAGCTTTCCCAGACtcgtataaagtgaatagtaccaaatgctACTATTTAATTGTCCATTTCGTCCATATATGTACGATAATCCACATAGTTTTATAAagaactatctaaacaggaggatgggttgagatCTTAGGGTatttgcctgaatttacctgaaggccactataatactagtggcctccatGAGTACAggaggccggcggcttgtcaaagggtcCCCCAATTTGCCCTGATGATTTGCAATGACATGAAAGTCTTCTGcgactatatatatatggggACCCCTTTATAGCCTATGACATTCTAATGTTAGGTCTTAACCGCTCTGATTGGTCGGGACGACAACGTTTTTTTGTGCACGGCCGGAGTTGGATCCGGCCGTTGTCCGGATGGTTTAAATGGCCGGATAACGGACCTTTTTCCCCTGTCCCCCAATCGCTTCTCTTTGTCGTCGTATTCTTTTTGCGCGTTCTCCGTGTAATTTACCTCAGCTCTTCTCGCCATGTGCGCGGGGTCAGGCAATGGAGAGTTTTGTCCGTGACTCGCCTCCTGCTAAATGGTGAAGCCAAACAAAGTTTGATTGAATTCCGTTCAACTTTGTCCGAATATATAGCTGATAGAGGGACATGTTTtcggggtctctctctctctctctctctctctctctctctctctctctctctctctctctctctctctctctctctctctctctctctctctctctctctccttctctctctctctctctctctctctctctctctctctctctctctctctctctctctctctctctctctctctctcatatatatatatatatatatatatatatatatatatatatatatatatatatatatatatatatatatatatatatatatatatatatagtttcagttgtatatagtcctggggaccattcaggcttgttcgcatatatatatatatatatatatatatatatatatatatatatatatatatatatatatatataatgtgtgtattttataacctATAACCAtaattgaaattttaacacaaaatGCTTGAACTCTTCTGTATCATACCTTCTCAGATGTAAATATTTTGTACGTACGAAGTGTCCAAAAGAGTAATTCATTATTCATTGATTTACCTAAAAAAAAATTTCAGATTTGGAGTGTCCTTTTTTTCCATCAccaattttgagaacatcttagaTAGAAATATCATTGAATATGTTTGGATACATATCACCAAAGAAAACATGTAACACGAATACTAGTAATGGCTTCTACATTCTTGATCCAATttgaatttatttatataaaaatgaTTTCAGTAAGAGGATTACTGGGGGAACACTTCCCACTGGCACATGGACGTGAACTTGATGCCAGATAATCTCTAACACTTTGTTCTCCCTCCTCTCATGTCAGTTCCCTATTgctgaatgtatatatatatatatatatatatatatatatatatatatatatcgtacctagtagccagaacgtacttctcagcctactatgcaaggcccaatttacctaataagccacgttttcatgaattaattggttttcgactacctaacctacctaacctaacctaactttttcggctacctaacctaacctaacatataaagataggttaggttaggttaggtagggttggttaggctcggtcatatatctacgttaattttaactccaataaaaaaaaattgacctcatacataatgaaatgggtagctttatcatttcataagaaaaaaattagagaaaatatattaattccggaaaacttggcttattaggcaaatcgggccttgcatattaggccgagaaatgcattctggctactaggtacgacatatatatatatatatatatatatatatatatatatatatatatatatatatatatatatatatatatatataatattgtccaCCACACtatcgtggaaataaacatttcattcacttgggcacTAGCAGACTCAAACTCTCGACCCCACAAGCGTGAGGCAAAAACTGTAGTGATAGAGCTTTTGCCTCACGTTCGTGGGGTCGAGGGTTCcagtctcctagtgcccaggtgaaggaatatatatataatatatattaaaaaggATACAAAAGATCCCAAGTGTTTTATTTAATTCTCCTTCCTAGTTAGGTTACCTTCGTGACACAGAATAGGTGTCTTCGATGCCTAAGATGCTCTGTATCTCCTCATAAAGTACAAGCAATGCCCAGGCTTACTTATTTTCTAAGGTGCGTGCCTTCTTTCGACAGCAAATAATTATCATCAGGGCATTATCATCTGAAAGCAATATTCCTGAGAATTGCCAGACCTCCTCCCTGAAGAAGGTCAGCGGAGCCAAGCAACACTCAGTTACACTCGGTGGAGACGGTATCCACTAAGCCTCAGATGCCATCGCTTGCATTCCTCTCCCGGAGGAGTGCGGCTCTGGGGAATTAGCGCGGGAGATCCCACCGGGGCACTTACGGGACTCCACCTGCATGGAGCCGTGATCTCAAGCTCATTGAAGGAGCCGGCCAGTGGGATGTTCTCGCAGGCGCTTCATCCCCGGCCGTCGTCTTCCAAATCACTGCAGTTTCACTTGGATTTTCCCCAAAGTGGAGAACGTTATCTCGCGTGCGcgcgaatacacacacatacacgcacacgcgcgcgtaaatgtgtgtgtgtgtgtgtactcacctagttgtcctcacctagttgtgcttgcgggggttgagctctggctctttggtcccgcctctcaaccgtcaatcaacaggtgtacaggttcctgggcctattgggctctatcatatctacacttgaaactgtgtatggagtcagcctccaccacatcgcttcctaatgcattccatttgccaaccacactgacactaaaaaagttctttctaatatctctgtggctcatttgggcactcagtttccacctgtgtcccctagtgtgtgtgtgtgtgtgcgtgtgtgtgtgtgtgtgtgtgtgtgtgtgtgtgtgtgtgtgtgtgtgtgtgtgtgtgtgtgtgtgtgtgtgaagaggggGCTGGTTGAACtaggggtgaagggaagggaacccaTCACCCACAATCGCTTCCCCCCCCCACGTTCCTCTTATACAGTACTTACTAAAGGCGTAAAACCTCGCCCGTGTTTATGTCTTGAATAACGTCACTTATGGGAAGTGTGGAACGCGGTTACCGTCAAAAAACATTAGTGATGTTTTTTAGTTTTGTAAAGTTGAAGTTTATTTTTTTAGGTCATAAATGGTCcgaattactaatgaaaacatttGACGCAATATCAGTGATCAGCCCCTGCAACACAGGACAATATCAGGGATCAGCCCCTGCAACACAGGACAATATCAGGGATCAGCCCCTGCAACACAGGACAATATCAGTGATCAGCCCCTGCAACACAGGACAATATCAGTGATCAGCCCCTGCAACACAGGACAATATCAGTGATCAGCCCCTGCAACACAGGACAATATCAGTGATCAGCCCCTGCAACACAGGACAATATCAGGGATCAGCCCCTGCAACACAGGACAATATCAGTGATCAGCCCCTGCAACACAGGACAATACCAGGGATCAGCCCCTGCAACACAGGACAATATCAGTGATCAGCCCCTGCAACACAGGACAATATCAGTGATCAGCCCCTGCAACACAGGACAATATCAGTGATCAGCCCCTGCAACACAGGACAATATCAGTGATCAGCCCCTGCAACACAGGACAATATCAGTGATCAGCCCCTGCAACACAGAACAATACCAGGGATCAGCCCCTGCAACACAGGACAATATCAGTGATCAGCCCCGGCAACACAGAACAATATCAGTGATCAGCCCCTGCAACACAGGACAATATCAGTGATCAGCCCCTGCAACACAGAACAATATCAGTGATCAGCCCCTGCAACACAGGACAATATCAGTGATCAGCCCCGGCAACACAGGACAATATCAGTGATCAGCCCCTGCAACACAGAACAATATCAGTGATCAGCCCCTGCAACACAGGACAATACCAGGGATCAGCCCCTGCAACACAGGACAATATCAGTGATCAGCCCCGGCAACACAGGACAATATCAGTGATCAGCCCCGGCAACACAGGACAATATCAGTGATCAGCCCCGGCAACACAGGACAATATCAGTGATCAGCCCCTGCAACACAGAACAATATCAGTGATCAGCCCCTGCAACACAGGACAATACCAGGGATCAGCCCCTGCAACACAGGACAATATCAGTGATAAGCCCCGGCAACACAGGACAATATCAGTGATCAGCCCCTGCAACACAGAACAATATCAGTGATCAGCCCCTGCAACACAGGACAATACCAGGGATCAGCCCCTGCAACACAGGACAATACCAGGGATCAGCCCCTGCAACACAGGACAATATCAGTGATCAGCCCCGGCAACACAGGACAATATCAGTGATCAGCCCCGGCAACACAGGACAATATCAGTGATCAGCCCCTGCAACACAGGACAATATCAGTGATCAGCCCCTGCAACACAGAACAATATCAGTGATCAGCCCCTGCAACACAGGACAATACCAGGGATCAGCCCCGGCAACACAGGACAATATCAGTGATCAGCCCCTGCAACACAGGACAATAGCAGGGATCAGCCCCGGCAACACAGGACAATATCAGTGATCAGCCCCGGCAACACAGGACAATATCAGTGATCAGCCCCGGCAACACAGGACAATATCAGTGATCAGCCCCGGCAACACAGGACAATATCAGTGATCAGCCCCTGCAACACAGGACAATATCAGTGATCAGCCCCGGCAACACAGGACAATATCAGTGATCAGCCCCTGCAACACAGGACAATATCAGGGGTTCAGCCTCCAACAACACAAGGTAAATGCATCACTGCCAACAAATGTTTACAACGGACCAATGCACCGACAATGGATGTAATCCGAACCGCAAATAGACATGAAAGCTGGATATTAAAATCGTGATTTGACAGATCATAACCAATTTCACAGAAATTGGTTGAGGTTATGGAGGGATGTGATGGGGTCATTTGGCGTCAACCCAACAGACAACGTAactagtgttgtggttgtgtgtgtgtgtgtgtgcgcagcgCCGACTCGCATACACTCTGTCTCATAGGATTACAGAGCTGTTTCACCACaggacaagtgaaggttcatagctGCTGGATTAGTATGTCGTGCCTTGCTGTGTCGTGCCTTGTTGTGTCGTGCCTTGCTGTGTCGTGCCTTGTTGTGTCGTGCCTTGCTGTGTCGTGCCTTGCTGTGTCGTGTCTTGCTGTGTCGTGCCTTGCTGTGTCGTGCCTTGCTGTGTCGTGCCTTGATGTGTCGTGTCTTGCTGTGTCGTGCCTTGCTGTGTCGTGCTTTGCTGTGTCGTGCTTTGCTGTGTCGTGCCTTGCTGTGTCGTGCCTTGCTGTGTCGTGCCTTGCTGTGTCGTGCCTTGTTGTGTCGTGTCTTGCTGTGTCGTACCTTGTTGTGTCGTACCTTGCTGTGTCGTATCTTATTGTGTCGTGCCTTGTTGTGTCGTGCCTTGCTGTGTCGTGCCTTGCTGTGTCGTACCTTGCTGTGTCGTGCCTTGCTGTGTCGTGCTTTGCTGTGTCGTACCTTGTTGTGTCGTACCTTGCTGTGTCGTGCCTTGCTGTGTCGTGCCTTGCTGTGTCGTACCTTGCTGTGTCGTATCTTATTGTGTCGTACCTTGCTGTGTCATGCCTTGCTGTGTCGTATCTTATTGTGTCGTACCTTGCTGTGTCATGCCTTGCTGTGTCGTGCCTTGCTGTGTCGCGCCTTGCTGTGTCGTGCCTTGCTGTGTCGTATCTTATTGTGTCGTACCTTGCTGTGTCATGCCTTGCTGTGTCGTATCTTATTGTGTCGTACCTTGCTGTGTCAT
Encoded here:
- the LOC123752031 gene encoding keratin-associated protein 10-2-like, whose amino-acid sequence is MSCLAVSCLVVSCLAVSCLVVSCLAVSCLAVSCLAVSCLAVSCLAVSCLDVSCLAVSCLAVSCFAVSCFAVSCLAVSCLAVSCLAVSCLVVSCLAVSYLVVSYLAVSYLIVSCLVVSCLAVSCLAVSYLAVSCLAVSCFAVSYLVVSYLAVSCLAVSCLAVSYLAVSYLIVSYLAVSCLAVSYLIVSYLAVSCLAVSCLAVSRLAVSCLAVSYLIVSYLAVSCLAVSYLIVSYLAVSCLAVSYLTVSYLAVSCLAVSCLAVSRLAVSCLAVSYLIVSYLAVSCLAVSCLAVSCLAVSRLAVSCLAVSYLIVSYLAVSCLAVSCLAVSRLAVSCLAVSYLIVSYLAVSCLAVSCLAVSCLAVSRLAVSYLIVSYLTPPCKL